ATTGCTCTGAGCACCGAGGAGAGCATGGCTCTGAGCACCGAGGAGAGCATGGTTCTGAGGACCTAGGAGGGCATGGTTCTGAGGACCTAGGAGGGCATGGCTCTGAGCACCTAGGAGGGCATGGCTCTGAGGACCTAGGAGGACATTGCTCTGAGGACCTAGGAGGACATTGCTCTGAGCACCTAGGAGGGCATGGCTCTGAGCACCTAGGAGGGCATGGCTCTGAGCACCGAGGAGAGCATTGTTCTGAGGACCTAGGAGGACATGGGTCTGAGCACCTAGGAGGGCATGGTTCAAGGCACACAGGAGAGCATGACTCTGGGTACCTAGAAGTATATGATTCAGGGTACCTAGGAGGACATGGCTCTGGGCACCTAGGAGGGCACAATTCAAGGCACCTAAGAGGGCATGGCTCAGGGCACCTGGGAGGGCAGGGCTCAAGGCACCTAGGAGGGTGTGGTTCAGAACACCGAGGAGGGCATGGCTCAGTATACCTAGGAGGGCATGGCTCAGGACACCTAGGAGGGCATGGTTCTAGACACCTAGGAGGGCTTGGCTGTAGGTACCTAGGAGGATATGGTTCAGGACACCGAGGAGGGCAGGGTTCTGGGCACCTAGGAGGGGATGGTTCTAGGCACCTAGGAGGATATGGTTCTGGACACCTAGGAGGACATAGTTCAGGGCACCTAGGAGGACATGGCTCTAAGCACTGAGGAGGGCATGGTTCAGGGCACCTAGGAGGGCATGGCTCTAAACACCTAGGGGGACATGGCTCAGAGCACCTAGGAGGGCATGGCTCAGGGCACCTAGGAGGGCATGGCTCAGGGCACCTAGGAGGGCATGGCTCAGGGCACCTAGGAGGGCATGGCTCAGGGCACCTAGGGGGACATGGTTCAGGGCACCTAGGAGGGCATGGCTCAGGGCACCTAGGAGGGCATGGCTCAGGGCACCTAGGAGGACAAGGCTCAGGGCACCTAGAAGGGCATGATTCAAGGTACCTAGGAGGGCATGGTTCAGGGCACCTAGGAAGGCATGTCTCTGGATACCTAGGAGGGCATGGCTCAGGGCATCGAGGAGGACATGGCTCAGGGCACCTAGGAAGGCATGGCTCAGGACACCTAGGAGGGCATTGTTCAGGATACCTAGGAGGGCATGGTTCAGGGT
The Sminthopsis crassicaudata isolate SCR6 chromosome 4, ASM4859323v1, whole genome shotgun sequence genome window above contains:
- the LOC141539375 gene encoding uncharacterized protein LOC141539375; the encoded protein is MSYQSQQQCKQPCQLSSSWSQPYQPKCPEPCAPKFSEPCLLRYPEPCPPRCPEPCPPNCQETYSPKCPEPCPPSYLEACPPRCSEPCPPRCPEPCPPRYPEPCPPRYPEQCPPRCPEPCLPRCPEPCPPRCPEPCPPRYPETCLPRCPEPCPPRYLESCPSRCPEPCPPRCPEPCPPRCPEPCPPRCPEPCPPRCPEPCPPRCPEPCPPRCPEPCPPRCPEPCPPRCSEPCPPRCLEPCPPRCPEPCPPQCLEPCPPRCPELCPPRCPEPYPPRCLEPSPPRCPEPCPPRCPEPYPPRYLQPSPPRCLEPCPPRCPEPCPPRYTEPCPPRCSEPHPPRCLEPCPPRCPEPCPLRCLELCPPRCPEPCPPRYPESYTSRYPESCSPVCLEPCPPRCSDPCPPRSSEQCSPRCSEPCPPRCSEPCPPRCSEQCPPRSSEQCPPRSSEPCPPRCSEPCPPRSSEPCPPRSSEPCSPRCSEPCSPRCSEQCPPRCSEPCPPRCSEPCSPRCLEPCPPRYLEPCPSWCPETYTSRCSEPCPPRCPEPYPPRCSEPYPPRCPEPYPPRCPEPCQPQHCQQKYPLCPSLCQQQCSLKRK